DNA from Canis lupus baileyi chromosome 6, mCanLup2.hap1, whole genome shotgun sequence:
ttaaaatacatgtgtgtatgcatataaacatacatgcatgtgcctatatacatacatatacatgtaatcACAAAGCACATCCTCATGTAACAACCACCCAGGTGAAAAGAGACTGTATTGCCAGTGCCCAGAAGCACCCTACAACCCTTTCCCTAACCTACTATTCTGACTTTTGTGGCTCACatccttacttttttcttttaatagttttacCACTTTTCTGTGAATCTCTAAATAATGCAGCTTAGtcttgcctgtttttgaactttgcACAAATGGAATCACCCAGTAtgtatcctttcatttttttcttttgctcaacacTAGAtgtgtgagattcatccatgctgcaGAATGGTAGCTGTTGTTgggtgatttcagggttgtagaTTATTCCAGGGCACGAGTATATCACAGTCTATCTATAGTACTTATCTTATTTATCTACATTTTCctactgatgaacatttggattatttccagatttcatgctgctataaacattcctaTATGTAACTCCTGGAGCACATACTTCCCTTGAGTGTGAATATACTTAggatggaattgctgggttgcagGGAATGCAAATGTTTAACTTTACTAGATAATACCAAACTATTTTTCCCAGTGGTGGTCCCAACTTACACTCCCACCAGTTGTAAATGGTCATTCTGTTATTTTGTATTCTTGCCCACTCTTGCTGTGTCAGGCTATCTGCTGTTTGTCTGGTGGATGGTGAAATCTCGTGGTCTCACTCCCagtcccacccccacctcaggtTTTACTGGGACCTGATCATGCTCCTGTTGATGGTGGGGAACCTCATTGTGCTGCCTGTCGGCATCACCTTCTTCAAGGAAGAGAACTCCCCGCCTTGGATCGTCTTCAACGTCCTCTCTGACACTTTCTTCCTGCTGGATCTGGTGCTCAACTTCCGCACAGGCATCGTGGTTGAGGAGGGTGCCGAAATCCTGCTGGCGCCAAGAGCCATTCGGTCGCGCTACCTGCGTACCTGGTTCCTGGTCGACCTCATCTCCTCCATCCCGGTGGACTACATCTTTCTGGTGGTGGAGCTGGAGCCACGACTGGATGCCGAGGTCTACAAAACAGCGCGGGCGCTGCGCATTGTGCGCTTCACCAAGATCCTCAGCCTGCTGCGGCTGCTCCGCCTCTCCCGCCTCATCCGCTACATACAccagtgggaggaggtggggcggggaggtgggcaggggggctCGCAGACTCCTCCGGGACAGCGCTATGGGTGGGGCTCCTGGTGACTTTATGGGGTGAGGCAGCTGGGTGGGCTCTCTCCAGGGTTGGTGGGGCAGAAGCAGGGACACAATGAGGGTTTGGAGGGTGCCCCCCACCGAAGTGAGGAGAATGGAGCACAGGGCAGAGGAATGCTTGTAGGTTAGTTGGCCTCTGGAAGGAGGAAGTGGGAGGGGAGCAAGCTGTGGAAGGGAGTTTCAGCTTCCAGGGGAGAAGAGTTTAGTGGTTCAGAGTGTGGGCTCTGCAATCTCATTGCCTGTGATCACATCCTCATTTTACTATTTACTATATGAGACTTGGTTTCCTTTactataaaatgaagacattaaatATACTGACGTATGATAAGGCTATGAGGATTAAAGGAATTAATACCCACAAAgctcctagaacagtgcctggaaaatAGTAAGTCATCTCTTAGTGTTATGGGAGAGGAAGGGGCTGTTGGCATGAATCCTTGCACGCATGCCTTGGGGACATTACACTGTAAGatgtcctctttcctcttctctaccGGGCACAGCCTAGGCAGCTTGTGCAGTAAGTTTCTTCGAGTTTCTGCTGTGACACTGATTCTGGGCACATGACTGGCATTGACTTCCTATTGATGAGAGTAGTAATGCAGCCGACTTTGTATTAGCTGTATATGTATGCCATAAGGCTCTATGCACATGAACAATGGccgcattttaaaaattcatggggGCTGGGGCTAGAGAGAAGTGCAAGGAAAGAATTTGCAAGGCCAGGAATAGAGGAGGACCAGCGGGAGGGAGTCCTGTCCACAGCAGCCGCTCCTCGGACTCCTCAGATCTTTCACATGACCTATGACCTGGCCAGTGCTGTGGTGCGCATCTTCAACCTCATCGGGATGATGCTGCTGCTGTGTCACTGGGATGGCTGTCTGCAGTTCCTGGTCCCCATGCTGCAGGACTTCCCTCCTGACTGCTGGGTCTCCATCAACCACATGGTGGTGAGAAATCCCCACAGCTCTGTCACTTCTGGGCCTTCCGAGGGCTCTTCTGTCAGGAGGCGGGAGATGATGgagtgaggaggtggggaggaaatAGGGGGAAGCTACCTAGAGGAAGTGCTTCTATGTGGGGAGCAGGCAGGGAAGGACACCTAGGGCCCCTAAGATGCAGAGATGCCCCTTCTGACCCCCAGACCCCAGAGCCAAACCGAAGTGCCTCCTGGGAGGCAAGTCTAAGAAGCAGGGGTCAGAAAGGACAGAAGGAGGGGGGATTGCAGGAGGAGAATGAGACCTATCTGAGGAGGCTGTGCCCAGCTCGGCAACACACTCTGCCCTCCAGAACCACTCATGGGGGCGCCAGTATTCCCATGCCCTGTTCAAGGCCATGAGCCACATGCTGTGCATTGGCTACGGGCAGCAGGCACCTGTAGGCATGCCCGACGTCTGGCTCACCATGCTCAGCATGATTGTGGGTGCCACGTGCTACGCCATGTTCATCGGCCATGCCACTGCGCTCATCCAGTCCCTGGACTCCTCCCGACGGCAATACCAGGAGAAGGTGAGCAGGGCCCCAGGAGGAAGGTGCAGGCCTGGAAGGGGGTTAGAGGCTGGGTAGCCCAACTTGAGACCTGTTCTGATGAATGCCCCTGTTGGGTCTCTGTGTCTTGCCCTGTGTCCATTTGTCCCTGTGAACCTGTCCTCGGACCCTTCCTCTGCCCGTGTGTGGGTTTCCCTGTGACTGTGCTGTGTGCCTGCCCTGTGTCTGCACGTCCTTCTGTCGCCTGGCACAACCCCATCTGGCTCCATGTTTCACCCCTCCGGCTCTGGCCTACAACCATGATCTTTCTCCCATACCCACCCCTGCGGCCGGTCCTGCCCCACGGTCTCGTCCTCTCACCTACTGGCCATTGGTGGGTCTCTAgtacaagcaggtggagcagtaCATGTCTTTCCACAAACTGCCGGCCGACACCCGGCAGCGCATCCATGAGTATTATGAGCATCGCTACCAGGGCAAGATGTTCGATGAAGAGAGCATTCTGGGCGAGCTGAGCGAGCCGCTTCgggaggtggggctgggcagggccccAGAGGGGGGATTTTCTAGgacctgggcttgtggggtgccATCTGGGATAAGGGCGCTGGTCAGGTGCATCTGTAGGGAGTAAGGCCTGTGGAGGACCTCATCACAGGCCATGCCTCTGGGAGGCTTTTAGGGACTAGGGTCTTTCTTGAAGATATTATGGGGGTGAAGTATGTATGGGTGAAGTACCCATACAAACCCTGGGAAGGGGCAGCAAGGACCTCTGTTTTGGGGGAACAGTCCTGTGGGAGAGCTCTGAAGGCAGGAACTTAGGGTGGTCCTAGAGCCACTGAAGCATCCCCATCCTTTAGCAGATATTGACCCTAGGGGTGGGGCCTCTGAGACAGATGAGCTCGAAGGGGGCACCtaggggcagggggcacagccTACCTgacaggcccctcccctgcccaggagATCATTAACTTCACCTGCCGTGGCCTGGTGGCCCACATGCCGCTGTTTGCCCATGCTGACCCCAGCTTCGTCACGGCGGTGCTCACCAAGCTGCGCTTTGAGGTCTTCCAGCCGGGAGATCTCGTGGTGCGTGAAGGCTCCGTGGGCAGGAAGATGTACTTCATCCAGCATGGGCTGCTCAGTGTGCTGGCCCGCGGCGCCCGGGACACCCGCCTCACGGATGGATCCTACTTTGGGGGTCAGCAGGCctcggggggggtgggggagggactgGAATTGAGGACAGAGGGTGATCACTCCCCCGGATCAGTGTCCCTGCCTGGTACCTGGCTGTGTGTAGAATCAGAGTTCCAGCCCTTCCCTAGGCCTGCTTAACCAGGGTCTTGGGGCCTGAGGCCTGGAGCTCTGTGTTTTTAAGTAGCTTCCAAAAGAGTCCAGTCACAGCCAACTTGAAGATTTCTGGGCCAGTGGGCCTTTTAGAACACTTAAGCTGTAAAATCCATGGATTCTGAGATGAAGGAAAGATAGGAATAAAGCTGTGCTGTTCCAGGGGCTTGAGTTTGACGGTTCCCTGGTGGGATAGATACCCTGGCAGGATGGTTCAGGGCTCCGGGCTGTGGCAGTGGGGGCCATCCCACCAGATGCTGCCCAAAGCCACTTGAAGCTCTGTACTCTCTCAGGCCCCAAACCACCCTCCACTCCCTAGCATCCCCATTGCTCTTTGCCCTTTGGCactgcttttctccttctctggttGCCCTGACTCCATTTcaaggggcaggagggcaggtaCACCGAGGAGCTGTCCTAGGCCTGCCCCttgggccagggcaggggaggtgggtgggaattAAAGCAGAGTGGAATAACTTTGTGCGTGTGGCCCAGCAAGATCCACCTGTTTGTCAGTTTTAattcagagagaatgagagggattATAATTATGTATGTCTGGAGAAGGACAACCCTTGGGGTGTTTAGAGACcttggtgtgggtggggaggaacCTGAGGAAACTGGATCAGAGGCTGCAGGCCCAGTGAGAGGGAAGTTTGGGGACAGTGGTTCTGAGGGCCTCCTCCCAACCTGGACAGAGATTTGTCTGCTGACGCGGGGCCGGCGCACAGCCAGCGTGCGGGCTGACACCTACTGCCGCCTCTACTCACTCAGCGTGGACCATTTCAACGCTGTGCTGGAGGAGTTCCCCATGATGCGCCGGGCCTTCGAGACTGTAGCCATGGATCGGCTGCGCCGCATCGGTGAGGCCTATCTACCCTGTCTGCTCCCGTGCCCTACCTCCAAAGCCAGGACCCCCTGgactcccagggcccaggatctAGTCACAACCCGTTATCAGCAAATGCCCCAGTAGACCTTCAACACTGTCTCCCTATCCTTGTCGCTCAGTGTCTCTTACCCCTGGAGGTAACGTCCCAAGTCTCTTTGCCCAGAGTCTTCCTTCCCTGAGGACCAGTCAGTCCCTGACCCTCACCGTTTCTGATCTGTACTCCCCTCCCTGACCCTTGCCATCTCTGATCCATACTCTTGTCCATGACCCTCTttccccaacccccatccccatccctcaccccactGCCATCCTTTGCCTCTGTCTTGCTCTCCTCCTGCTCTGATATCCAACCTTCACCTTGGACTCTGTTCCTgtcctcattctctccctcttggAATGATTTCTAGGCAAGAAGAACTCTGTCCTGCAGCGGAAACGCTCTGAGCCCAGTCCAGGCAGCAGCGGGGGCACCATGGAGCAGCACTTGGTCCAGCATGACAGGGACATGGCCCGGGGTGTCCGGGGTCTAGCCCCAGACACAGGAGCTCGGCTCAGTGGAAAGCCGGTGCTATGGGAGCCCCTGGTGCACGCGCCCCTGCAGGCAGCTGCTGTGACCTCTAGCGTGGCCATTGCCCTGACTCACCAGCGGGgtcctctgcccctgtctcctGACTCTCCAGTCACCCTCCTTGCTCGCTCAGCTCGACGCTCAGCAGGCTCCCCAGCCTCCCCGCTAGTGCCCGTCCGAGCTGGCCCTCTGCTGGCCCGGGGTCCCTGGGCATCTACCTCCCGCCTACCTGTCCCACCTGCTCGAACCCTCCATGCCAGCCTGTCCCGGGCTGGGCGCTCCCAGGTATCCTTGCTGGGTCCCCCCCCAGGAGGAGGTGGACGGCGACTAGGACTTCGGGGCCGCCCTCTCTCAGCCTCCCAACCCTCTCTGCCTCAACGGGCAGCTGGGGATGGTTCTCCTGGGTGCAAGGGCTTGGGAAGTGAACGCCTGTCCTCCTCAGGGCTCCTGGCCAAGCTTCCAGGGACAGCCCAGCCCCCCAGGCCATCAGTGCCTGAGCCAGCTGCCCCTCGGGGCCCCCAGCTCTCTGCCAATATGTGAAACCCTTGGGGAAGCAGTGGGGTGCAGCCGTGTGTGCCCGAGGGCAGATGCCTCCTGGGGAAGGCCAAGAAGACCTGAGACACAGCCCTGTGGGAATATCTCCCTTTATTCCTGAGGAGATGttctctgtcctcagctcaggCGCCCCACAACCTGTCTAGCATTCTCCTCATCTGTTCACCCCTTCATCAAACGTACTGAGCGCCTACCATGTTCAACACACTGTGCCAGGAGCTAGATGTCTTCACTGCCAAGTAGAAGTGACTCCGAGGCCTCTGAGGAGGGTGTGCCCCAGGCGTGGTCCCACCAGGttcaggcccaggcccaggcccctgccTCACCAAGCACAACTCCTTGCCTCTGCCATCACTGCCAAGCAGCCAGAGGTCTCAGTTTCCCTGCCCGCGCCCCCGCAGGCTCCTTCCCAAGCCTATTGCACTTGTCCTGTCTCCTTAGCACAGCCGCCCACTGCCAGTCCCCGAGCCTCCACTGCTGGCAACAGATGTCTGAGCTCCACCCTCTCTGCCATGTGTGGACCATCCCCACCCTGTGGCCCCCACTCCAGAACAGGAACACATGTCTTCTGTTGAGTCCCCACACTCTCTGTCCCCGTGGTAGAACTGGCTTCTTGTAGATGGGGAGCCACCTCCTCCCTGTGCCTGGCCCTGGTGGCGTCCCCCCAGAGGGTGAGGGATGGTGGGCACTAGATCCCGCAGGAGAGGGGCAAGAGCCGGAATCCTTAGGTGGCACTTTGCTTCCCATCCTTTCTTGTTTATTCTTATTATTCAACCATGTAATAATTGTATTTAATCATTTGCTAGTTTTATTTACTATGAATTCATTTTATTCAGCCATTCCTTTGTCCATCTGTCTCCACATCTCCTcatagggagagaggaaggagcaaggCCTCCCTGCTGGCGCCTGTGCTCCTTGCTCAGCTCCACTGGCAGGCAGCAGTGCTGCGGAGCCCTCAGCCTACCTGGGGAGGTCTACCTGGTGAGTCGCAGGAAGGGCTACCCACGTGGGGAGGAGGACTCTTGCTACTTGTCAGGGTTTTTTTCCTACGGAGTTTACTCTTGGCGCAAGAGTAAGGGGAGGACCCGAGGTATCCAGACCTGGGGAAGGGCAGGCTAGCCAGTACCTCTGCCTTCTCACCCCGTTCTCCTCCTGCACCTGCTCTACAGTATCAGAGAATGTTGCCAGGACCCTAAACCTTTCCTCTTGACTGAAAAGTCCTGGGCTTTAGAATTGCTTCCAAACAGCCAGGTT
Protein-coding regions in this window:
- the HCN3 gene encoding potassium/sodium hyperpolarization-activated cyclic nucleotide-gated channel 3 isoform X1 translates to MDAEQRQTTGADERATPGLEAAPPAAPAPATAASGPPPGPGSGPEPKRRQLGTLLQPTVNKFSLRVFGSHKAVEIEQERVKSAGAWIIHPYSDFRFYWDLIMLLLMVGNLIVLPVGITFFKEENSPPWIVFNVLSDTFFLLDLVLNFRTGIVVEEGAEILLAPRAIRSRYLRTWFLVDLISSIPVDYIFLVVELEPRLDAEVYKTARALRIVRFTKILSLLRLLRLSRLIRYIHQWEEIFHMTYDLASAVVRIFNLIGMMLLLCHWDGCLQFLVPMLQDFPPDCWVSINHMVNHSWGRQYSHALFKAMSHMLCIGYGQQAPVGMPDVWLTMLSMIVGATCYAMFIGHATALIQSLDSSRRQYQEKYKQVEQYMSFHKLPADTRQRIHEYYEHRYQGKMFDEESILGELSEPLREEIINFTCRGLVAHMPLFAHADPSFVTAVLTKLRFEVFQPGDLVVREGSVGRKMYFIQHGLLSVLARGARDTRLTDGSYFGEICLLTRGRRTASVRADTYCRLYSLSVDHFNAVLEEFPMMRRAFETVAMDRLRRIGKKNSVLQRKRSEPSPGSSGGTMEQHLVQHDRDMARGVRGLAPDTGARLSGKPVLWEPLVHAPLQAAAVTSSVAIALTHQRGPLPLSPDSPVTLLARSARRSAGSPASPLVPVRAGPLLARGPWASTSRLPVPPARTLHASLSRAGRSQVSLLGPPPGGGGRRLGLRGRPLSASQPSLPQRAAGDGSPGCKGLGSERLSSSGLLAKLPGTAQPPRPSVPEPAAPRGPQLSANM
- the HCN3 gene encoding potassium/sodium hyperpolarization-activated cyclic nucleotide-gated channel 3 isoform X4: MSRSQQRTRNHGSNWVGKEGWGGHEILDQEGAESWRWKKQQPLQKSGNQRFYWDLIMLLLMVGNLIVLPVGITFFKEENSPPWIVFNVLSDTFFLLDLVLNFRTGIVVEEGAEILLAPRAIRSRYLRTWFLVDLISSIPVDYIFLVVELEPRLDAEVYKTARALRIVRFTKILSLLRLLRLSRLIRYIHQWEEIFHMTYDLASAVVRIFNLIGMMLLLCHWDGCLQFLVPMLQDFPPDCWVSINHMVNHSWGRQYSHALFKAMSHMLCIGYGQQAPVGMPDVWLTMLSMIVGATCYAMFIGHATALIQSLDSSRRQYQEKYKQVEQYMSFHKLPADTRQRIHEYYEHRYQGKMFDEESILGELSEPLREEIINFTCRGLVAHMPLFAHADPSFVTAVLTKLRFEVFQPGDLVVREGSVGRKMYFIQHGLLSVLARGARDTRLTDGSYFGEICLLTRGRRTASVRADTYCRLYSLSVDHFNAVLEEFPMMRRAFETVAMDRLRRIGKKNSVLQRKRSEPSPGSSGGTMEQHLVQHDRDMARGVRGLAPDTGARLSGKPVLWEPLVHAPLQAAAVTSSVAIALTHQRGPLPLSPDSPVTLLARSARRSAGSPASPLVPVRAGPLLARGPWASTSRLPVPPARTLHASLSRAGRSQVSLLGPPPGGGGRRLGLRGRPLSASQPSLPQRAAGDGSPGCKGLGSERLSSSGLLAKLPGTAQPPRPSVPEPAAPRGPQLSANM
- the HCN3 gene encoding potassium/sodium hyperpolarization-activated cyclic nucleotide-gated channel 3 isoform X2, with the translated sequence MDAEQRQTTGADERATPGLEAAPPAAPAPATAASGPPPGPGSGPEPKRRQLGTLLQPTVNKFSLRVFGSHKAVEIEQERVKSAGAWIIHPYSDFRFYWDLIMLLLMVGNLIVLPVGITFFKEENSPPWIVFNVLSDTFFLLDLVLNFRTGIVVEEGAEILLAPRAIRSRYLRTWFLVDLISSIPVDYIFLVVELEPRLDAEVYKTARALRIVRFTKILSLLRLLRLSRLIRYIHQWEEIFHMTYDLASAVVRIFNLIGMMLLLCHWDGCLQFLVPMLQDFPPDCWVSINHMVQAPVGMPDVWLTMLSMIVGATCYAMFIGHATALIQSLDSSRRQYQEKYKQVEQYMSFHKLPADTRQRIHEYYEHRYQGKMFDEESILGELSEPLREEIINFTCRGLVAHMPLFAHADPSFVTAVLTKLRFEVFQPGDLVVREGSVGRKMYFIQHGLLSVLARGARDTRLTDGSYFGEICLLTRGRRTASVRADTYCRLYSLSVDHFNAVLEEFPMMRRAFETVAMDRLRRIGKKNSVLQRKRSEPSPGSSGGTMEQHLVQHDRDMARGVRGLAPDTGARLSGKPVLWEPLVHAPLQAAAVTSSVAIALTHQRGPLPLSPDSPVTLLARSARRSAGSPASPLVPVRAGPLLARGPWASTSRLPVPPARTLHASLSRAGRSQVSLLGPPPGGGGRRLGLRGRPLSASQPSLPQRAAGDGSPGCKGLGSERLSSSGLLAKLPGTAQPPRPSVPEPAAPRGPQLSANM
- the HCN3 gene encoding potassium/sodium hyperpolarization-activated cyclic nucleotide-gated channel 3 isoform X3, whose product is MDAEQRQTTGADERATPGLEAAPPAAPAPATAASGPPPGPGSGPEPKRRQLGTLLQPTVNKFSLRVFGSHKAVEIEQERVKSAGAWIIHPYSDFRFYWDLIMLLLMVGNLIVLPVGITFFKEENSPPWIVFNVLSDTFFLLDLVLNFRTGIVVEEGAEILLAPRAIRSRYLRTWFLVDLISSIPVDYIFLVVELEPRLDAEVYKTARALRIVRFTKILSLLRLLRLSRLIRYIHQWEEIFHMTYDLASAVVRIFNLIGMMLLLCHWDGCLQFLVPMLQDFPPDCWVSINHMVAPVGMPDVWLTMLSMIVGATCYAMFIGHATALIQSLDSSRRQYQEKYKQVEQYMSFHKLPADTRQRIHEYYEHRYQGKMFDEESILGELSEPLREEIINFTCRGLVAHMPLFAHADPSFVTAVLTKLRFEVFQPGDLVVREGSVGRKMYFIQHGLLSVLARGARDTRLTDGSYFGEICLLTRGRRTASVRADTYCRLYSLSVDHFNAVLEEFPMMRRAFETVAMDRLRRIGKKNSVLQRKRSEPSPGSSGGTMEQHLVQHDRDMARGVRGLAPDTGARLSGKPVLWEPLVHAPLQAAAVTSSVAIALTHQRGPLPLSPDSPVTLLARSARRSAGSPASPLVPVRAGPLLARGPWASTSRLPVPPARTLHASLSRAGRSQVSLLGPPPGGGGRRLGLRGRPLSASQPSLPQRAAGDGSPGCKGLGSERLSSSGLLAKLPGTAQPPRPSVPEPAAPRGPQLSANM